The Trinickia acidisoli genome includes a window with the following:
- a CDS encoding dimethyl sulfoxide reductase anchor subunit family protein — translation MRPAFSVVFLTTLCGAAQGLLLTLVAIEAISRAASLDVPSAFYVLGAALAVAFGSLGLFASFFHLGHPERAWRAIAMWRTSWLSRECIALPVFLALATAYGVAHWAGVGAGDTLAIGALGAAASLALFVCTAMIYACLRFLQEWASPLTLVNFVLLGCASGCTLATACAAWLAPALVGLLAPCACVLTLAGCATRLASLARNARLKPKSTVQSATGIRNAKVEQKSRGFTASAFNTREFFHGQSGGTLRTIKVGFLIAAFAVPFVLTGAGALAPQSVAAALALGAAFVIQYVGLLAERWFFFADARHPQNIYYQRAS, via the coding sequence ATGCGGCCCGCTTTCTCAGTCGTTTTTCTCACCACGCTATGCGGCGCGGCGCAGGGCCTGCTGCTCACGCTCGTCGCGATCGAAGCGATATCGCGCGCGGCGAGCCTTGACGTGCCCTCGGCGTTCTACGTGCTCGGTGCCGCGCTGGCAGTCGCATTCGGCTCGCTTGGCCTGTTCGCGTCGTTTTTCCATCTCGGACATCCCGAGCGCGCGTGGCGTGCAATCGCGATGTGGCGCACGTCTTGGCTATCGCGCGAATGCATCGCACTGCCGGTGTTCTTGGCGCTCGCGACGGCATACGGCGTCGCGCACTGGGCTGGCGTTGGCGCCGGCGATACGCTCGCGATCGGTGCGCTCGGCGCGGCGGCGAGCCTCGCGCTATTCGTCTGTACAGCGATGATCTACGCGTGCCTGCGCTTTCTGCAGGAATGGGCGAGCCCGCTCACGCTCGTCAATTTCGTGCTGCTCGGCTGCGCCTCCGGCTGTACGCTCGCCACCGCGTGCGCGGCGTGGCTCGCGCCGGCGCTCGTCGGCCTGCTCGCACCGTGCGCATGCGTGTTGACGCTCGCGGGTTGCGCGACGCGCCTCGCATCGCTTGCTCGCAACGCGCGCCTCAAGCCGAAATCGACCGTGCAGAGCGCGACAGGGATACGCAACGCGAAGGTCGAGCAAAAGTCGCGCGGCTTCACGGCGAGCGCCTTCAACACGCGCGAGTTCTTTCACGGACAAAGCGGCGGCACGCTGCGCACGATCAAGGTCGGTTTCTTGATCGCCGCGTTCGCGGTGCCGTTCGTGCTGACGGGCGCGGGCGCACTCGCGCCGCAGTCGGTTGCCGCAGCGCTCGCGCTGGGCGCCGCGTTCGTTATTCAGTATGTGGGCCTGCTTGCCGAGCGCTGGTTCTTCTTCGCGGACGCGCGGCATCCGCAGAACATCTACTACCAGCGCGCATCGTGA
- a CDS encoding IclR family transcriptional regulator, giving the protein MLPADTPTLRSFALLEYLVNAGDAISLADLARDVDIPKASLHRMLASLEAGGLVIREPGQKNAYAVGPRLARLGVAVMMHAGTRRLRHAILERLVADLGETCNLTMLHETEVVYLDRVEAAWPLRLDLKPGSRVPAYCSASGKLLLAQLPREERTALVRAIPLTRHTPNTISDPELLEAELDRTAHKGLAIDNEEFVAGIVCVAAPIVAANGACVAAVAVHAPVSRMPLSRLLENVPRLQDAARKLAKTF; this is encoded by the coding sequence ATGCTCCCCGCGGATACGCCCACCCTGCGCTCCTTCGCGCTGCTCGAATATCTCGTCAACGCAGGCGATGCCATATCGCTCGCCGACCTCGCGCGCGACGTCGACATCCCGAAGGCATCGCTGCATCGCATGCTTGCGTCGCTCGAAGCCGGTGGGCTCGTCATCCGCGAGCCCGGCCAGAAGAATGCGTACGCGGTCGGCCCCCGGCTTGCGCGGCTCGGCGTCGCCGTGATGATGCATGCCGGCACGCGACGGCTGCGCCATGCGATTCTCGAGCGTCTCGTGGCCGATCTCGGGGAAACGTGCAACCTCACGATGCTGCACGAGACCGAGGTGGTCTATCTCGACCGCGTCGAAGCAGCGTGGCCGCTGCGGCTCGATTTGAAGCCCGGCTCACGGGTACCCGCGTATTGCAGCGCGAGCGGTAAGCTGCTGCTCGCCCAGTTGCCGCGCGAGGAACGTACCGCGCTCGTGCGAGCGATACCGCTCACCCGCCATACGCCGAACACGATCTCCGACCCCGAACTGCTCGAAGCCGAACTCGATCGCACCGCACACAAGGGCCTTGCCATCGACAACGAGGAATTCGTCGCCGGCATCGTCTGCGTGGCCGCACCGATCGTCGCGGCGAACGGTGCCTGCGTCGCCGCGGTCGCCGTCCATGCACCCGTATCGCGCATGCCGCTATCGCGCCTGCTCGAAAACGTGCCGCGCCTGCAGGACGCCGCACGCAAGCTGGCGAAGACGTTTTAG